In Hirschia baltica ATCC 49814, the genomic stretch TAAACACTCAAGACGTGTCGGTGCAGCATCTGCTGATAGAACCACTTTTCCACCATTAGATGTTACCGCGCGAAGATGTTGGAAGAACTCTTTTAAGGTCGCGGCACGAGATGTAATAAGCTGCAAATCATCCAAAAGAACAATATCGGCATTTCTAATGCGATTACGCTGAGCGCTTGTATCTTTTTGACGGACACCCTCAACAAATGACAGCATAAAATCTTCTGCACTCATATATACAGCTGATTTAGCTTTCGTTTGCACCGCGCAATCATGCTCGATCGCACGCAACAAATGCGTCTTGCCAACGCCATGCGCTCCATAAAAAAGCACGACAGAAACAGGACCAACAATGCCAGAAGCGACTTTACGCGCAATATTTGCTGCAAGCTGATTGCTATCACCGACAACAAGCGTGTCAAAAGTCTGTGTTAGATCTACGCCTTGCGTAAAATCTACACTTTCTTTTTTGTCTGCTACTTTGGTGTTTTCTGCTGATGCCTTTACAGACACCGCTTTTTTGTTCTGATTTGCACGATTAGTTTTCGCTAAAGCTTTCAAATCTTCACACAGATCTGCATCTGCCATAAGATTTACAGGACGGGATTTAGGGTCAAGCGCAGCCCAAACACCCGTAATGTTTCTCATATAATCACGATCAATACGTTCGCGATCAATTCTTGATTCCGTTGACAAAGTCACAGTGCCATCAACTTCAGCCACAAAGACTAAAGACGCCATCCATTTATCGAATGAACTCGCACCATATAAGTCACGCAATTTTGCGCGCACTTCACTCCAAATGACAGGACCACGTCCTCCTTCGGAAAGTATTTCAGCTTGCATGTCCAAGTCACCAAATAGCGACATGGATTCTTTATG encodes the following:
- the dnaA gene encoding chromosomal replication initiator protein DnaA yields the protein MDNQTHKESMSLFGDLDMQAEILSEGGRGPVIWSEVRAKLRDLYGASSFDKWMASLVFVAEVDGTVTLSTESRIDRERIDRDYMRNITGVWAALDPKSRPVNLMADADLCEDLKALAKTNRANQNKKAVSVKASAENTKVADKKESVDFTQGVDLTQTFDTLVVGDSNQLAANIARKVASGIVGPVSVVLFYGAHGVGKTHLLRAIEHDCAVQTKAKSAVYMSAEDFMLSFVEGVRQKDTSAQRNRIRNADIVLLDDLQLITSRAATLKEFFQHLRAVTSNGGKVVLSADAAPTRLECLDDRMRDDIQGGVVVEVHRPEIEMRAEIIRSKIAIIKEDFPEFSLEDAWIDMMAERLTASGRALYGAVRNVFAGTVLANKPVTEAAVENAIRLIVGERRAPKIDTIKDVVAKYYGVTKADLDSASRRRNLAQPRQIAMYFCRELTTCSYPLIGFNFGKRDHTTVIYACRKVQERIDLESELGDEIVKLQRQIMDDPRNQQFN